One window from the genome of Cucumis melo cultivar AY chromosome 12, USDA_Cmelo_AY_1.0, whole genome shotgun sequence encodes:
- the LOC103500957 gene encoding ubiquitin-like protein 5 isoform X4, with amino-acid sequence MIEVVLNDRLGKKVRVKCNEDDTIGDLKKLVAAQTGTRAEKIRIQKWYNIYKDHITLKDYEIHDGMGLELYYN; translated from the coding sequence ATGATCGAGGTCGTGCTCAACGATCGTCTAGGAAAGAAGGTACGTGTGAAGTGCAACGAGGACGATACGATCGGAGACTTGAAGAAGCTTGTAGCCGCTCAGACCGGAACCCGGGCTGAGAAAATCAGGATCCAGAAGTGGTATAACATCTATAAGGATCATATCACTCTTAAGGATTACGAGATTCATGACGGCATGGGGCTGGAACTCTATTACAATTGA
- the LOC127144206 gene encoding uncharacterized protein LOC127144206, which yields MNNMEDVDMIRIPMNELIFGSDKFVYLAREDLLHYCGMVEIGYMCILAYITCLWDKCDCAKNFFVIDQSKISSHIKDRDLRSRNLANQLEAVNLEQKVLIPYNTGFHWMLHVIDLRENCVYVLDSLRSKVNEDIHGIINVGLKTWQAKHDLQRYRSTPKWRPVKCPRQLDSVGCGYYVQKYIHEIVHNSSTSITNLFNTKNAYSQEEIDEIRTEWAAFVSRFV from the exons atgaacaacatggaggatgtagacatgattcgcatcccaatgaacgagctaatatttggaagtgacaaatttgtttatttagctcgtgaagatttgttgcattactgcggcatggttgaaatcggctatatgtgtatactagcgtatattac atgtctttgggataaatgtgactgtgcaaagaatttttttgtcattgaccaatcaaaaatatcgtcacatatcaaagatcgtgatcttcgatccagaaatttagccaaccagctagaagcagttaacttggaacagaaagtgctaattccatataataccgg ttttcattggatgttgcatgttatcgatcttcgtgaaaattgcgtttatgttttggactctcttcggagtaaagtcaatgaagacattcatggaatcataaatgt agggttgaagacatggcaagcgaaacacgatctacaacgctatcgatcaactccaaaatggagacctgtaaag tgccctcgtcaattggattctgtagggtgcgggtactacgtgcaaaagtacatacatgagatagtgcataattctagtacttctattactaacctt ttcaataccaaaaatgcatatagccaagaggagattgatgagattcgaactgaatgggcagcttttgttagcagatttgtgtaa